A genomic window from Sulfurimonas paralvinellae includes:
- a CDS encoding potassium channel family protein, translated as MIREKTERLMQKFEFSLANFYLFVYSVFVVVIAIVLPYLEPQNFKDFFDAFWYMVVTVSTVGYGDVVPHSEFGRLMAMLAIFGGVVAVAVLTAQLTTQLVTKKIFSKKRYLMTENLNHHLVICGFKTPRKDILAGFVEKYGKNIVIVYHDFPPELEDVLNEYDLKFVQGNYNEEEVLKRANIEKADRVMILNAHDEYSDAKVLETVIIIRSLNNEVYIIAEIINPQYENYLLKSKCDEIVMSEEYNRFLLSKSITEPGMSKVIRKLLRTSNFKIQQKHPFTGKTYKEAFDALLDKREILLGVIENDVTAKELKKIILNNMHFGKDAQKYKTLLNKIKNSEIQKNVIINPDDDFTITEFSAIILMKR; from the coding sequence ATGATACGTGAAAAAACAGAGAGATTGATGCAAAAATTTGAATTTTCGTTAGCTAATTTTTATCTGTTTGTATATTCTGTATTTGTTGTTGTTATTGCTATTGTCCTACCATATCTTGAACCTCAGAACTTTAAAGATTTTTTTGATGCTTTTTGGTATATGGTGGTGACTGTGTCCACTGTCGGTTATGGGGATGTTGTTCCTCACAGTGAATTTGGACGCCTGATGGCAATGTTGGCAATTTTTGGCGGCGTTGTCGCTGTTGCAGTACTCACTGCACAGCTTACAACACAGTTGGTTACAAAAAAAATATTTTCTAAAAAGAGGTATCTTATGACAGAAAATCTAAATCATCACCTTGTAATATGCGGGTTTAAAACACCTAGAAAAGATATTCTCGCAGGTTTTGTAGAGAAATATGGAAAAAATATCGTCATCGTTTATCATGATTTTCCTCCGGAACTTGAAGATGTACTCAATGAATATGATCTAAAGTTTGTACAGGGAAATTATAATGAAGAAGAAGTTTTAAAACGCGCAAATATTGAAAAAGCAGACAGAGTTATGATTCTTAATGCACATGATGAGTATTCGGATGCAAAGGTATTGGAAACTGTAATCATCATCCGTTCATTAAATAATGAAGTATATATCATTGCAGAGATTATCAATCCGCAATATGAAAATTATCTTTTAAAAAGCAAATGCGATGAAATAGTGATGAGTGAAGAGTATAACCGTTTTTTACTTTCAAAATCAATTACTGAACCGGGGATGTCAAAGGTTATACGAAAACTGCTAAGAACTTCCAACTTTAAAATTCAGCAAAAACATCCTTTTACAGGTAAAACATATAAGGAAGCTTTTGATGCATTGTTAGACAAAAGAGAGATCTTACTTGGTGTTATTGAAAATGATGTAACAGCCAAAGAGTTGAAAAAGATTATTTTGAATAATATGCACTTTGGTAAAGATGCCCAAAAATATAAAACACTTTTAAATAAGATAAAAAACAGTGAAATCCAAAAGAATGTTATCATCAATCCTGATGATGATTTTACAATAACAGAATTTAGTGCAATAATTTTGATGAAAAGGTAA